The following are encoded together in the Citrus sinensis cultivar Valencia sweet orange chromosome 1, DVS_A1.0, whole genome shotgun sequence genome:
- the LOC102615156 gene encoding dynamin-related protein 3A-like isoform X5, translating to MGEEASFSNKNVAASTTIGSSVIPIINRLQDIFSPVDGELSKISLPQVAVVGSQSSGKSSVLEALVGRDFLPRGCDICTRRPLALMLVNRPRNPGDDGREWAEFRHLPGKRFFDFTKVRQEIMAETNKEAGSNRGVSEKQIGLKISSPNVLNMTLVDLPGITKVPVGDQPTDIEARIRKMIMAYIRQENCIILAVSPANSDLATSDALQMAREADPTGSRTIGVITKLDIMDRGTNACNFLLGKVVPLRLGYVGVVNRSQEILFVCYRTLIKTGVCRMHLRTRRISSMIILYFLFSDVYNGLSDRCGIPQLAKKLNQILEQHIRMVLPGLKSELHSRLNAVAKELQKYGDVMESKAEKETMLLNILTKYCEAFSAMVDGRSREISTKELSGGARIRYIFQSIFVKTLEEVDPCQDLTDEDIRTAIQNATGPRNALFVPEVPFEVLVRRQIARLLDPCLQCLRFVYDELIKMSHACAVTELQRFPVLRRHLDDVMGKFIRDSVRPAERMIDSLIEIEMDYINSSHPNFVGGKKAVEVAMQQLKSSQDGTDGEKGTLSEIGQRFGLTSQGRHSQSNNQRAASVGGNSSSRTWGFPIIFGGKVQAGESPASRSPHETLHNVEQLPSTIQLTEGSNVRPLVSTQECPALKPACTYS from the exons ATGGGGGAAGAAGCTAGCTTTTCGAATAAGAATGTTGCCGCGTCGACGACGATCGGTTCGTCAGTGATTCCGATCATCAACAGATTGCAAGACATTTTCTCGCCGGTTGATGGCGAGTTGTCGAAGATATCGCTGCCGCAGGTGGCGGTGGTTGGAAGTCAAAGCAGTGGCAAGTCGAGCGTGCTGGAGGCCCTCGTAGGCCGTGACTTTCTGCCACGTGGCTGTGATATTTGCACGCGAAGGCCACTGGCTTTGATGCTCGTGAACCGGCCAAGGAATCCCGGCGATGATGGTAGAGAATGGGCGGAGTTTCGCCACTTGCCTGGAAAGCGGTTCTTTGATTTCACCAAAGTTCGCCAAGAGATTATG GCTGAGACTAACAAAGAAGCAGGAAGCAACAGGGGTGTTTCGGAGAAGCAGATTGGCTTAAAGATATCGTCACCAAATGTTCTTAATATGACCCTTGTTGATTTACCTGGCATCACCAAGGTTCCAGTTGGAGACCAGCCAACTGATATTGAAGCGagaattagaaaaatgattatgGCCTATATAAGGCAAGAAAACTGTATCATATTGGCAGTCAGTCCGGCGAATTCTGATTTGGCTACTTCTGATGCACTTCAGATGGCTAGAGAAGCTGATCCAACAG GTTCTCGGACAATTGGTGTGATCACCAAG CTTGATATAATGGACAGGGGCACTAATGCCTGTAACTTTCTACTTGGTAAAGTTGTTCCACTTCGCCTTGGTTATGTTGGAGTTGTGAATCGCAGTCAGGAG attttatttgtttgttacaggacattaataaaaaccGGAGTATGCAGGATGCACTTGCGTACGAGAAGAATTTCTTCCATGATCATCCTGTATTTTCTCTTCTCAGAT GTGTACAATGGTCTATCTGATCGTTGCGGTATTCCCCAATTAGCAAAGAAGCTGAATCAG ATCCTGGAGCAGCATATCAGAATGGTCCTTCCAGGATTGAAGTCTGAGCTCCATTCTCGTTTGAATGCTGTTGCAAAAGAGCTACAGAAATATGGAGATGTTATGGAATCAAAA gctgaaaaagaaacaatgctGTTGAACATTCTGACTAAATACTGTGAAG CTTTTTCAGCCATGGTGGATGGAAGAAGTCGGGAGATATCAACAAAAGAATTGTCTGGTGGAGCAAGGATCCGCTATATTTTTCAGTCAATATTTGTAAAGACATTGGAG GAAGTGGACCCATGTCAAGATCTAACTGATGAAGATATTCGTACGGCCATTCAAAATGCCACAGGTCCAAGAAATGCATTGTTTGTGCCTGAG GTCCCATTTGAAGTTCTCGTTCGGAGACAAATTGCTCGACTGTTAGACCCTTGCCTTCAATGTCTAAGATTTGTTTATGATGAGCTGATTAAG ATGAGTCATGCTTGTGCGGTAACTGAGTTGCAAAGGTTTCCCGTTTTGAGAAGGCATCTAGACGATGTCATGGGAAAGTTTATTCGTGATAGTGTAAGGCCTGCTGAGAGAATGATTGACAGTCTTATTGAGATTGAG ATGGATTATATAAATTCCTCACATCCAAATTTTGTTGGAGGAAAAAAAGCTGTTGAAGTTGCTATGCAGCAGTTGAAGTCATCACAG GATGGGACGGATGGTGAAAAAGGAACCTTATCTGAAATAGGCCAGAGATTTGGATTAACTAGCCAg GGAAGGCATTCTCAGTCAAATAATCAGAGAGCTGCGTCAGTTG GTGGTAATTCATCTTCAAGAACTTGGGGTTTTCCAATAATATTTGGGGGCAAGGTACAAGCTGGAGAGAGTCCTGCCAGCAGATCGCCACATGAAACTCTTCACAATGTCGAGCAATTACCATCAACTATCCAACTGACAGAG GGTTCAAACGTCAGACCTCTTGTTTCAACTCAAGAGTGTCCAGCACTAAAGCCAGCTTGCACCTACTCGTGA
- the LOC102615156 gene encoding dynamin-related protein 3A-like isoform X6: MGEEASFSNKNVAASTTIGSSVIPIINRLQDIFSPVDGELSKISLPQVAVVGSQSSGKSSVLEALVGRDFLPRGCDICTRRPLALMLVNRPRNPGDDGREWAEFRHLPGKRFFDFTKVRQEIMAETNKEAGSNRGVSEKQIGLKISSPNVLNMTLVDLPGITKVPVGDQPTDIEARIRKMIMAYIRQENCIILAVSPANSDLATSDALQMAREADPTGSRTIGVITKLDIMDRGTNACNFLLGKVVPLRLGYVGVVNRSQEILFVCYRTLIKTGVCRMHLRTRRISSMIILYFLFSDVYNGLSDRCGIPQLAKKLNQILEQHIRMVLPGLKSELHSRLNAVAKELQKYGDVMESKAEKETMLLNILTKYCEAFSAMVDGRSREISTKELSGGARIRYIFQSIFVKTLEEVDPCQDLTDEDIRTAIQNATGPRNALFVPEVPFEVLVRRQIARLLDPCLQCLRFVYDELIKMSHACAVTELQRFPVLRRHLDDVMGKFIRDSVRPAERMIDSLIEIEMDYINSSHPNFVGGKKAVEVAMQQLKSSQDGTDGEKGTLSEIGQRFGLTSQGRHSQSNNQRAASVAWKL; encoded by the exons ATGGGGGAAGAAGCTAGCTTTTCGAATAAGAATGTTGCCGCGTCGACGACGATCGGTTCGTCAGTGATTCCGATCATCAACAGATTGCAAGACATTTTCTCGCCGGTTGATGGCGAGTTGTCGAAGATATCGCTGCCGCAGGTGGCGGTGGTTGGAAGTCAAAGCAGTGGCAAGTCGAGCGTGCTGGAGGCCCTCGTAGGCCGTGACTTTCTGCCACGTGGCTGTGATATTTGCACGCGAAGGCCACTGGCTTTGATGCTCGTGAACCGGCCAAGGAATCCCGGCGATGATGGTAGAGAATGGGCGGAGTTTCGCCACTTGCCTGGAAAGCGGTTCTTTGATTTCACCAAAGTTCGCCAAGAGATTATG GCTGAGACTAACAAAGAAGCAGGAAGCAACAGGGGTGTTTCGGAGAAGCAGATTGGCTTAAAGATATCGTCACCAAATGTTCTTAATATGACCCTTGTTGATTTACCTGGCATCACCAAGGTTCCAGTTGGAGACCAGCCAACTGATATTGAAGCGagaattagaaaaatgattatgGCCTATATAAGGCAAGAAAACTGTATCATATTGGCAGTCAGTCCGGCGAATTCTGATTTGGCTACTTCTGATGCACTTCAGATGGCTAGAGAAGCTGATCCAACAG GTTCTCGGACAATTGGTGTGATCACCAAG CTTGATATAATGGACAGGGGCACTAATGCCTGTAACTTTCTACTTGGTAAAGTTGTTCCACTTCGCCTTGGTTATGTTGGAGTTGTGAATCGCAGTCAGGAG attttatttgtttgttacaggacattaataaaaaccGGAGTATGCAGGATGCACTTGCGTACGAGAAGAATTTCTTCCATGATCATCCTGTATTTTCTCTTCTCAGAT GTGTACAATGGTCTATCTGATCGTTGCGGTATTCCCCAATTAGCAAAGAAGCTGAATCAG ATCCTGGAGCAGCATATCAGAATGGTCCTTCCAGGATTGAAGTCTGAGCTCCATTCTCGTTTGAATGCTGTTGCAAAAGAGCTACAGAAATATGGAGATGTTATGGAATCAAAA gctgaaaaagaaacaatgctGTTGAACATTCTGACTAAATACTGTGAAG CTTTTTCAGCCATGGTGGATGGAAGAAGTCGGGAGATATCAACAAAAGAATTGTCTGGTGGAGCAAGGATCCGCTATATTTTTCAGTCAATATTTGTAAAGACATTGGAG GAAGTGGACCCATGTCAAGATCTAACTGATGAAGATATTCGTACGGCCATTCAAAATGCCACAGGTCCAAGAAATGCATTGTTTGTGCCTGAG GTCCCATTTGAAGTTCTCGTTCGGAGACAAATTGCTCGACTGTTAGACCCTTGCCTTCAATGTCTAAGATTTGTTTATGATGAGCTGATTAAG ATGAGTCATGCTTGTGCGGTAACTGAGTTGCAAAGGTTTCCCGTTTTGAGAAGGCATCTAGACGATGTCATGGGAAAGTTTATTCGTGATAGTGTAAGGCCTGCTGAGAGAATGATTGACAGTCTTATTGAGATTGAG ATGGATTATATAAATTCCTCACATCCAAATTTTGTTGGAGGAAAAAAAGCTGTTGAAGTTGCTATGCAGCAGTTGAAGTCATCACAG GATGGGACGGATGGTGAAAAAGGAACCTTATCTGAAATAGGCCAGAGATTTGGATTAACTAGCCAg GGAAGGCATTCTCAGTCAAATAATCAGAGAGCTGCGTCAGTTG CTTGGAAATTGTAA